One window of the Archangium primigenium genome contains the following:
- a CDS encoding metallophosphoesterase: MSSPRIEAALRLAEAAALRDPFSLPPDGRPRTRHVAIGDPQADITRFLALLDRHGLLAPDGLLAPEVRLVSVGDHFDWGKAPEREAVATSAVRLLAWMASHPADQLLPLLGNHDLSRVSELAGFTDARFAAAQREADRIYRGEATDAAEERDFLARHPDVPNVELIARDFSTFREVQRDWVAHLLRAGRFRAAHAASERWLVLHAGVTREDLRALGLPEDRQGHAPSVAEALNGALDAAVRAWDGHGPFTVPHLHHPGTADYGEGRGIFYQRPSLLPEEAPLRALTPRRRFDPRRLPPGLVQVVGHTRDKRCRELLALPPGAHDGVLRHLVTDGTTVDYQLGPPGDTDPTRAVLVFTDGGMRESPLDSFELLDLDTGRAARPVAERGART, translated from the coding sequence GTGAGTTCTCCCCGCATCGAGGCCGCCCTCCGACTCGCCGAAGCCGCCGCTCTCCGGGACCCCTTCTCCCTGCCTCCCGATGGACGGCCGCGCACGCGCCACGTCGCCATCGGAGATCCCCAGGCGGACATCACCCGCTTCCTCGCCCTCCTCGACCGCCATGGCCTGCTCGCGCCGGACGGGTTGCTCGCGCCCGAGGTGCGGCTCGTCTCCGTGGGCGACCACTTCGACTGGGGCAAGGCGCCCGAGCGCGAGGCCGTGGCCACGAGCGCGGTGCGGCTGCTGGCCTGGATGGCCTCGCACCCGGCGGATCAACTCCTGCCCCTGCTCGGCAACCATGACCTGAGCCGCGTGAGCGAGCTGGCCGGCTTCACCGATGCGCGCTTCGCCGCGGCCCAGCGGGAAGCGGATCGCATCTACCGGGGCGAGGCCACGGACGCGGCCGAGGAGCGGGACTTCCTCGCGCGCCATCCCGACGTGCCCAACGTGGAACTCATCGCCCGGGACTTCAGCACCTTTCGCGAGGTACAGCGCGACTGGGTGGCGCACCTGCTGCGCGCGGGACGCTTCCGCGCCGCCCACGCCGCCTCCGAGCGGTGGCTCGTCCTGCACGCGGGCGTGACCCGGGAGGACCTCCGCGCCCTGGGCCTGCCCGAGGACCGCCAGGGCCACGCGCCCTCGGTGGCGGAGGCGCTCAACGGCGCCCTCGACGCGGCCGTGCGCGCCTGGGACGGACACGGCCCCTTCACCGTTCCCCACCTGCACCACCCCGGCACGGCCGACTACGGCGAAGGCCGCGGCATCTTCTACCAACGCCCCAGCCTCTTGCCCGAGGAGGCCCCCCTGCGCGCCCTCACGCCCCGCCGCCGCTTCGATCCGCGCCGCCTTCCGCCGGGCCTCGTCCAGGTGGTGGGCCACACGCGGGACAAGCGCTGTCGGGAGCTGCTCGCCCTGCCTCCCGGCGCCCATGACGGCGTGCTGCGCCACCTCGTCACGGACGGCACCACCGTCGACTACCAACTCGGGCCCCCCGGGGACACCGACCCCACCCGGGCGGTGCTCGTCTTCACGGACGGAGGCATGCGCGAGTCGCCCCTGGACTCGTTCGAGCTGCTCGACCTCGACACCGGCCGCGCGGCCCGGCCCGTGGCGGAGCGGGGAGCCCGGACATGA